In Gemmata obscuriglobus, a single genomic region encodes these proteins:
- a CDS encoding SGNH/GDSL hydrolase family protein: MSHVVLLGDSIFDNALYVPDRPPVIEQVRRGLPAGWKGTLVAVDGATVEGIALQLPRVPADASHLVLSIGGNDALLAAGLLREPAVTVGDALATLAEALAEFRTAYQRMLQSVLALKKPTAVCTIYDAIPVIGAAERAALAGFNDTIARAAVGSGLPLVDLRVVCDHADDYAPVSPIEPSVVGGAKIADAICRMIAGHDFGVARTVVWV; the protein is encoded by the coding sequence ATGAGCCACGTCGTTCTGCTGGGCGATTCGATCTTCGACAACGCTCTCTACGTTCCGGACCGGCCGCCGGTGATCGAGCAGGTGCGCCGCGGGTTGCCCGCAGGTTGGAAGGGCACGCTGGTCGCCGTGGACGGGGCTACCGTTGAGGGCATCGCGTTGCAACTGCCGCGCGTGCCCGCCGACGCCAGCCACCTCGTGCTGAGCATCGGCGGGAACGACGCGCTCCTGGCCGCGGGGCTCTTGCGCGAGCCGGCCGTGACCGTGGGCGACGCGCTCGCCACCCTCGCGGAGGCGCTGGCCGAGTTCCGCACCGCATATCAGCGGATGTTGCAGAGCGTCCTCGCGCTCAAGAAGCCGACCGCCGTTTGCACCATTTACGACGCGATCCCCGTGATCGGTGCCGCGGAGCGGGCCGCGCTGGCGGGGTTCAACGACACCATCGCGCGGGCCGCCGTCGGGTCTGGGCTGCCGCTCGTCGATTTGCGGGTGGTCTGCGACCACGCCGACGACTACGCGCCGGTGTCGCCCATCGAGCCGTCGGTGGTGGGCGGGGCGAAGATTGCGGACGCCATTTGTCGAATGATTGCGGGCCACGACTTCGGCGTGGCGCGAACGGTGGTGTGGGTGTGA
- a CDS encoding DUF1559 domain-containing protein — translation MCSPVSRSRRGFTLIELLVVIAIIAILIGLLLPAVQKVREAASRMKCQNNLKQMGLAFHNYNDTANKLPTGWVTTAATKPNPGWAWGVLILPMLEQDNMYKSLAPDLVTPGTAPVNSLTQSKLAVFRCSSDPASDDTHPGYQSYARSNYVVNREVTGPDANNNPTNLTIQTISDGSSNTILVGERDSVITSGAVWPARSSVSSASFEGRPGRGLNVKHSNVTSPGSDCARLGFTSQHSGGVNFLLGDGSVRFIRQSIDADQSADQCAYPAATGNYTFQNLIHPSDGYPISGNF, via the coding sequence ATGTGCTCTCCCGTTTCGCGCTCGCGGCGTGGGTTCACGCTAATCGAGCTGCTGGTCGTCATCGCCATCATCGCCATCCTGATCGGGCTGCTGTTACCGGCCGTGCAGAAGGTGCGCGAGGCCGCGTCCCGCATGAAGTGCCAGAACAACCTCAAACAAATGGGGCTGGCGTTCCACAACTACAACGACACGGCCAACAAGCTGCCCACCGGGTGGGTCACGACCGCCGCCACCAAGCCCAACCCGGGTTGGGCCTGGGGCGTGCTGATCCTGCCGATGCTCGAGCAGGACAACATGTACAAGTCGCTGGCCCCGGACCTGGTCACCCCTGGCACGGCGCCGGTCAACTCGCTCACCCAGAGCAAGCTGGCGGTCTTCCGCTGCTCCTCCGATCCGGCCAGTGACGACACCCACCCGGGGTACCAGTCCTACGCCCGTTCTAACTACGTGGTGAACCGCGAGGTGACCGGGCCGGACGCCAACAACAACCCCACCAACCTGACGATCCAGACCATCAGCGACGGGTCCAGCAACACCATCCTGGTGGGCGAGCGGGACTCGGTCATCACCAGCGGGGCGGTCTGGCCCGCCCGGTCCAGCGTGTCGTCGGCGAGCTTCGAGGGGCGCCCGGGGCGCGGGCTGAACGTCAAGCACTCGAACGTGACCAGCCCCGGCTCCGACTGCGCCCGGCTCGGGTTCACCAGCCAGCACTCCGGCGGGGTCAACTTCCTGCTGGGCGACGGGTCCGTGCGGTTCATCCGCCAGAGCATCGACGCGGACCAGTCGGCGGACCAGTGCGCGTACCCGGCCGCCACCGGCAACTACACGTTCCAGAACCTGATCCACCCGTCCGACGGGTACCCGATCAGCGGCAACTTCTGA
- a CDS encoding nuclear transport factor 2 family protein, producing the protein MSASDEVVAKLRNAYQQWHDSRGRSVETWVALLADDIQMRSVADGAPGMKFSAARAGKDAARGYFSALSAEWEMVHYTVHDIIAFGDRVAVFGVCAFRNLKTGKTAETHVANRWRFRDGLAVDYFELYDTAKAFAAATPDPA; encoded by the coding sequence GTGAGCGCGAGTGATGAGGTCGTCGCGAAGTTGCGGAACGCATACCAGCAGTGGCACGACTCGCGCGGCCGCAGTGTCGAAACGTGGGTCGCGCTCCTGGCCGACGACATCCAGATGCGCTCCGTGGCGGACGGCGCCCCGGGCATGAAGTTCTCGGCCGCGCGGGCCGGGAAGGACGCGGCCCGCGGGTACTTCTCCGCCCTCAGCGCGGAATGGGAGATGGTCCACTACACCGTACACGACATCATCGCCTTCGGGGACCGGGTGGCGGTGTTCGGGGTGTGTGCGTTCCGCAACCTCAAGACGGGCAAAACCGCGGAAACGCACGTCGCGAACCGGTGGCGGTTCCGCGACGGCCTCGCGGTCGATTACTTCGAGCTGTACGACACCGCGAAGGCGTTCGCCGCCGCAACGCCCGATCCGGCGTGA